In the Gossypium raimondii isolate GPD5lz chromosome 9, ASM2569854v1, whole genome shotgun sequence genome, one interval contains:
- the LOC105799433 gene encoding protein DETOXIFICATION 54, which produces MANDTDFSSHKFPSASEVVEEVKELWGMALPITAMNWLVFVRAVVSVLFLGRLGSLELAGGALSIGFTNITGYSVLVGLASGLEPVCSQAYGSKNWELLSLSLQRMIIILFLATIPISLLWVNLDNIMVFMGQDKDITAMAATYCMYSLPDLLTNTLLQPLRVYLRSQRVTKPMMWCSLVAVMFHLPLNYVLVMIMGLGVPGVAMASVVTNMNMVVLMVGYVRVSGRCEMRWTAGIGGVCGGVVPLLRLAVPSCLGICLEWWWYEIVTLMAGYLSNPTLAVAATGILIQTTSMMYTVPMALAGCVSARVGNELGAGKPYKAKLAAMVALGCAFVIGIINVAWTVILREKWAGLFTKDDLVKPLVATVLPIIGLCELGNCPQTTGCGILRGTARPAVGARINLGSFYFVGTPVAVGLAFLLHVGFSGLWFGLLSAQVACVVSILYAVLYTTDWEGEALKAKKLTTIEISPAFKKGYEKEEEDEDEDESKGFLGKGNDKIEDIL; this is translated from the exons ATGGCAAATGACACAGATTTCTCTTCCCACAAATTCCCCTCTGCTTCCGAG GTTGTTGAAGAGGTTAAAGAGCTATGGGGCATGGCTTTGCCTATAACAGCCATGAACTGGCTGGTCTTTGTAAGAGCAGTGGTTTCGGTTCTGTTCTTAGGCAGACTAGGCAGCCTTGAGCTAGCCGGTGGAGCTCTCTCCATTGGGTTCACCAACATCACTGGTTACTCTGTGCTTGTTGGTCTTGCCTCAGGCCTTGAACCTGTGTGTAGCCAAGCCTATGGGAGCAAGAACTGGGAGTTGCTATCACTCTCTCTCCAACGCATGATCATAATCCTATTTCTTGCAACCATACCAATCAGCCTGTTATGGGTGAATCTTGACAACATTATGGTGTTCATGGGACAAGACAAAGATATCACAGCAATGGCGGCAACTTACTGTATGTATTCTTTGCCGGATCTTTTAACAAACACTTTGTTACAGCCATTGAGGGTTTACTTAAGGTCACAGCGCGTGACAAAGCCTATGATGTGGTGCTCTTTGGTTGCTGTGATGTTCCACTTGCCGCTTAACTATGTGCTGGTGATGATAATGGGGCTGGGAGTACCAGGTGTGGCAATGGCGTCCGTGGTTACAAACATGAACATGGTGGTGCTGATGGTGGGGTACGTACGGGTTAGCGGACGGTGCGAGATGAGATGGACGGCTGGGATTGGGGGAGTGTGTGGTGGGGTGGTCCCACTTTTGAGATTGGCAGTGCCTAGTTGTCTTGGGATTTGCTTGGAATGGTGGTGGTATGAGATAGTGACTTTGATGGCTGGTTATCTGTCGAACCCAACACTCGCTGTGGCTGCTACTGGGATCCTGATTCAGACCACCAGCATGATGTATACTGTCCCCATGGCTCTTGCTGGCTGTGTCTCCGCCCGT GTAGGGAATGAACTTGGAGCCGGTAAGCCATATAAAGCCAAGCTAGCAGCCATGGTGGCATTGGGATGTGCCTTTGTGATTGGCATAATCAATGTGGCATGGACCGTGATCCTTAGGGAAAAATGGGCTGGTTTGTTCACCAAGGATGATCTGGTCAAACCTTTGGTTGCAACAGTCCTGCCAATTATCGGGCTGTGTGAGCTAGGTAATTGCCCCCAAACAACCGGGTGTGGCATCCTACGTGGCACGGCGAGGCCGGCGGTCGGTGCCCGCATTAACCTCGGCTCATTTTACTTTGTGGGCACCCCAGTGGCAGTGGGCCTAGCCTTTCTCCTACACGTGGGGTTCTCTGGGCTATGGTTTGGACTGCTGTCTGCACAAGTCGCTTGTGTTGTGTCTATTCTGTATGCAGTGCTCTATACAACAGATTGGGAAGGTGAGGCATTGAAAGCTAAGAAGCTAACCACCATCGAAATTAGCCCCGCATTCAAGAAAGGatatgaaaaagaagaagaagatgaagatgaagatgaaagtAAAGGGTTTTTGGGCAAGGGAAATGATAAAATAGAAGACATATTGTGA